DNA sequence from the Streptomyces sp. CA-210063 genome:
CGCCACCGGCACGGCGGCCAGCTCACCACCGGGCAGTGCGCCCGACTGGGGGCGCTCCTGGGCGTCGTACACGCGTCTCTGGAGCGGGTGATGCCGGTGCACGACCCGGCGATACGGGGGCGGGAGCCGGTGCCGCCGGTGCGGCGACGGCTGATTCCGGCCCAGCGGCAGGCCCGGGGAGGGCCGTCCGCCAAGGCTCGCACCGAAGATCACGCGGCGGCCGCGGGGGGCGTAGGGGCCGAGAGCGCGGATCCCGTCGGCACCTTCGCCCTCATCGACGGTCTGCTCGACCGGGTACGGCGTCGTCGGCCGGCCGACGCCTTCGACGCGCTCGCCCGGCACCGGCTCCTGGAGCGGCGGGAGTTGCTGGAGCGGCACGCGCAGCGGCGGCCGCCCAGGGGCGGTCCGGTGGGATGGGTGCACGGGGACTTCCACCCGTTCAACGTGCTCTACCGGGACGACGTTCCGGACGTGCCCGCCGCGATCCTCGACTGGGACCGGCTCGGTGTGCAGCCGCGCGCGGAGGAGGCGGTCCGGGCGGCGGTGATCTTTTTCGTGCGCCCGGTCGGCGCCCTCGATCTGGCGAAAGTGCGGTCCTACGCGCGCGCGTACCGCCGCGCCACGGGCGCCGCCCCGGCCGAACTCGCGGCCGCCGTGCACCGCGTGTGGTGGGAGCGGCTCAACGACTTCTGGATGCTGCGCTGGCACTACGAGCGCGGCGACACCCGCGCCGATCCGCAGTTCCCGGCGGCCTCGGCGCTGGTGGTGTGGTGGACGCGGGAGTACGACGCGGTGTGCGAGGCGTTCGTGGAGTGACCCGGGGAGGGGCCACTCCACGAACGCCTCGGCTCACTGACCTTCTTCGCCGCCGATGGCACCGCTCGTGATGGCACCGGTGTCGCCGCCGCTGCCGTCGTCGGGCGACTCCTCCGGCGGGGGCGACTCCTCCCCGTCGCCCGAAGGCGTCGGATCCGTCGTCGTCGGATCCTCCTCCGACGGCTGGCTCTGCGTCGGCTGGCTCGGCGTCGGCGACTGGCTGAAGGACGGAGACTGGGTGTACGACGGCGTGTAGCCGCCGCCGTTGTCACCCGAGCTGGTGCTCTCGTCCGTGGTCTCCTCGGTCGCCTCGTCGCTGGGCGACTCGCTGGCGTCCTTGTCCTTGCTGGACGTCGAGGCCGTCGGCGACTTGGTGGTCTCGGTGCCGCCGCCGCTGCCGCCGCCGTTGTTGTTCAGCGCCAGCGCGACACCCGCCGAGATGGCGATCACCGCGAGAACGGCGAGGATCCACAGCTTGCCTCGGCCGCTGCCCCGGTTTCCGTGCCCCTCGAAACCGCCGTCGTCGCCCCGGCCACCGCCGCCGCCGTACCCGGGCAGGATCGGCTGCGGGGTCTGCGAGGTGCCCATGTCACCGGGGTGCGGCATGACCGCCGTGCCGGACATGCCGCCGGGCGGCGTGTTCCTGCCCTCGTGCGTGGCGACGGGCCCGGTGTTCCAGGTGCCGGTGTGGCCGCCCTGGTCGTACAGCATCTGCAGGCCGTACTGGACGAGGCCGCGCATCTCCTCGGCCGTCTGGAACCGGTCGTCCGGCTCCTTGGCGAGGGAGCGCATGACGAGGCCGTCGAGCTCCGGCGGCGCCGCCCCCTCCGAGACCTCGGAGGGCGGCACCGGGATGTCCTGAACATGCTGGTAGACCACCGAGAGCGGGGTCTCGCCGATGAAGGGCGGCCTGAGCGCGAGCAGTTCGTAGAGCAGGCAGCCGGTGGCGTACAGGTCGGAGCGGTGGTCGACGGCCTTGCCGAGCGCCTGTTCCGGAGAGAGGTACTGGGGCGTGCCCATGACCATGCCGGTCTGCGTCATCGTCGACTGGGCACCGTGCAGGGCACGCGCGATGCCGAAGTCCATCACCTTCACCGCGCCGCTGTTGGTGATGATGACGTTGGCCGGCTTGATGTCGCGGTGCACGATGCCGTGCTGGTGCGAGTAGGCCAGCGCTTCGAGGACACCCGAGACGATGATCAGCGCCTGCTCGGGCCCCGGCGCCTCCGCGTTGATCAGCAGATCGCGGATGGTGCGGCCCTCGACCAGTTCCATGACGATGTACGGAACCGGGGTGCCGTTCACGACATCTTCACCGGAGTCGTAGACCGCCACGATCGAGTGGTGGTTGAGGCCGGCCACCGCCTGGGCCTCGCGCGTGAAGCGGGCCTTGGAGACGGGGTCCTCGGCGAGGTCGGACCGGAGCAGTTTGACCGCGACCGTACGGCCGAGGCGTACGTCCTCGGCCGCGAACACCTCGGCCATGCCGCCCCGGCCGAGTCTGTGGGTCATCCGGTACCGGCCATCGCCGACAAGCCCGCCGTTGCCCCACAACTCCGGCGCGTCTGACATGCCGCCGCCAGTCGCCTCGGGGTCGGACGGGCCCTGAGAGCGCTGCTGCTGTGCCATCAGTCCTCGCCGTCGTTTCTGCCCGCGGTCCGCGCGGTTCTTGTTACGGTCTCCGTCGGCCACGCTACAGCCTTCATGCAACAGGCCGGTCCGAGTTGGATGCGCGACGGGTTCTGGACGGGTTCACGGTGGATCCAAAAGGTTGATCGGCCATGAAACCCGCAGCGCGCTCACTCGTGCAAGTTCTGTGTACCGGGCGTACGCCCCCTGTAACGCTTCCGCGACGCTTCTTTCGCGTACGGTCACGGATCGGGCACCGCGCTTGACGTGTCAGTGGCCTGGGGCAGACTTGGCCGGGAATAGCACAAAGGATCACCAGCATCATCAGGGGATCACCGATCGCGGAAGCCACGCCAGCAGCTTCCGCGCGCGCCGATGGGGGACGCAGGAAGATGAGCCAGGACGCCGCACAGGGCCGGTACGCGGGGCGGTCGCTAGCCGGCGGGCGTTATCAGCTGCGTGACCTGCTCGGCGAGGGCGGCATGGCCTCCGTCCACCTCGCGTACGACTCGGTGCTCGACCGACAGGTCGCGATCAAGACACTCCACACCGAGCTGGGTCGCGAACAGGCCTTCCGTGAGCGTTTCCGCCGTGAGGCCCAGGCCGTGGCGAAGCTCACCCACACGAACATCGTCTCGGTCTTCGACACCGGCGAGGACGAGATGGACGGCATGACGACGCCGTACATCGTCATGGAGTACATCGAGGGCAAGCCCCTCGGTTCGGTGCTGGACGCGGATGTCGCACAGCTCGGCGCGATGCCCGCCGACAAGGCCCTGAAGATCACCGCGGACGTTCTGGCGGCGCTGGAGATCAGCCACGAGATGGGCCTGGTCCACCGGGACATCAAGCCGGGCAACGTGATGATGACCAAGCGCAACGTCGTGAAGGTCATGGACTTCGGCATCGCCCGCGCCATGCAGTCCGGTGTCACGTCGATGACGCAGACCGGCATGG
Encoded proteins:
- a CDS encoding protein kinase domain-containing protein translates to MAQQQRSQGPSDPEATGGGMSDAPELWGNGGLVGDGRYRMTHRLGRGGMAEVFAAEDVRLGRTVAVKLLRSDLAEDPVSKARFTREAQAVAGLNHHSIVAVYDSGEDVVNGTPVPYIVMELVEGRTIRDLLINAEAPGPEQALIIVSGVLEALAYSHQHGIVHRDIKPANVIITNSGAVKVMDFGIARALHGAQSTMTQTGMVMGTPQYLSPEQALGKAVDHRSDLYATGCLLYELLALRPPFIGETPLSVVYQHVQDIPVPPSEVSEGAAPPELDGLVMRSLAKEPDDRFQTAEEMRGLVQYGLQMLYDQGGHTGTWNTGPVATHEGRNTPPGGMSGTAVMPHPGDMGTSQTPQPILPGYGGGGGRGDDGGFEGHGNRGSGRGKLWILAVLAVIAISAGVALALNNNGGGSGGGTETTKSPTASTSSKDKDASESPSDEATEETTDESTSSGDNGGGYTPSYTQSPSFSQSPTPSQPTQSQPSEEDPTTTDPTPSGDGEESPPPEESPDDGSGGDTGAITSGAIGGEEGQ
- a CDS encoding phosphotransferase, whose amino-acid sequence is MPRSSVPPSVLHAPPLGPLLEQYTAGSALTCEPVDEGLLNRGYRLSTTHGRYFLKHHFDPETADPAAIVRQHRATQRLADLGVPVAPPLAGRDGRTVAVVGGHAYALHPWIEGRHRHGGQLTTGQCARLGALLGVVHASLERVMPVHDPAIRGREPVPPVRRRLIPAQRQARGGPSAKARTEDHAAAAGGVGAESADPVGTFALIDGLLDRVRRRRPADAFDALARHRLLERRELLERHAQRRPPRGGPVGWVHGDFHPFNVLYRDDVPDVPAAILDWDRLGVQPRAEEAVRAAVIFFVRPVGALDLAKVRSYARAYRRATGAAPAELAAAVHRVWWERLNDFWMLRWHYERGDTRADPQFPAASALVVWWTREYDAVCEAFVE